The following is a genomic window from Vibrio cyclitrophicus.
AGCGGTCAGCAGTGGAGTGTGACCATGGAAAATACCAAGTTCACCTTCACTACCGGTCACCTGAAACGTTTCAACAAGACCAGAGAAAAGTTGTTTCTCTGCACTTACAACGTCTAGATGAAAGGTTATTGCTGCCATATCGCCTCCTAGTTAGCCTTATAGCTTCTTAGCATTCTCGATAGCTTCGTCAATTGCACCACAGTACATGAACGCTTGCTCTGGAATGTCATCGTATTCACCAGATAGAAGACCTTGGAAGCCACGTAGAGTCTCTTTAAGAGGTACGTAAACGCCTGGGTCACCTGTAAATACTTCCGCTACGTGGTAAGGCTGAGTTAGGAACTTCTCAATCTTACGAGCACGAGATACAACTTGCTTATCTTCTTCAGATAGCTCGTCCATACCTAGGATAGCAATGATATCTTTCAGCTCTTTATAGCGCTGAAGTGTAGACTGAACGCCACGAGCGATGTCGTAGTGCTCTTGTCCAACTACCAATGGATCCAGTTGACGTGAAGTAGAATCTAGCGGGTCGATCGCTGGGTATAGACCCATAGATGCGATATTACGGTTAAGTACTACCGTTGCATCCAAGTGAGCGAACGTTGTTGCTGGAGACGGGTCAGTCAAGTCATCCGCAGGTACATATACCGCCTGTACAGACGTGATAGAACCAGCTTTAGTTGACGTGATACGCTCTTGCAGAACACCCATTTCTTCAGCTAGTGTAGGTTGGTAACCTACCGCAGAAGGCATACGACCTAGAAGTGCTGATACTTCAGTACCTGCTAGTGTGTAACGGTAGATGTTATCAACGAACAGTAGAACGTCACGACCTTCGTCACGGAAGCGCTCTGCCATTGTTAGACCAGTCAGTGCAACACGTAGACGGTTACCTGGTGGCTCGTTCATCTGACCGTAAACCATCGCTACTTTTGATTCTTCAGGTTTTTCGATGTTTACAACACCTGCTTCCTGCATTTCAAAGTAGAAATCGTTACCTTCACGAGTACGCTCACCTACACCTGCAAATACAGATAGGCCTGAGTGTTGAAGTGCGATGTTGTTGATAAGTTCCATCATGTT
Proteins encoded in this region:
- the atpD gene encoding F0F1 ATP synthase subunit beta: MATGKIVQIIGAVVDVEFPQGEVPRVYDALNVNEVKERLVLEVQQQLGGGVVRAIVMGSSDGLRRGLTVENTGAPISVPVGTKTLGRIMNVLGDAIDECGEIGAEEHYAIHREAPSYEEQSNETALLETGVKVIDLICPFAKGGKIGLFGGAGVGKTVNMMELINNIALQHSGLSVFAGVGERTREGNDFYFEMQEAGVVNIEKPEESKVAMVYGQMNEPPGNRLRVALTGLTMAERFRDEGRDVLLFVDNIYRYTLAGTEVSALLGRMPSAVGYQPTLAEEMGVLQERITSTKAGSITSVQAVYVPADDLTDPSPATTFAHLDATVVLNRNIASMGLYPAIDPLDSTSRQLDPLVVGQEHYDIARGVQSTLQRYKELKDIIAILGMDELSEEDKQVVSRARKIEKFLTQPYHVAEVFTGDPGVYVPLKETLRGFQGLLSGEYDDIPEQAFMYCGAIDEAIENAKKL